Proteins from a genomic interval of Bradyrhizobium sp. CCGB01:
- a CDS encoding nitronate monooxygenase family protein has product MLQTRFTKLVGVEHPIVQGGMQWVGRAELVAAVANAGALGFITALTQPTPEDLRKEIARCRDLTDKPFGVNLTILPAIKPPPYAEYRAAIIESGITVVETAGNKPQEHVDEFRKHGVKVVHKCTSVRHALSAERMGVDAISIDGFECAGHPGEDDTPGLILIPAAANKIKIPMIASGGFADARGLVAALALGAEGINMGTRFMATKESPIHQLIKEKIVANDERETELIFRTMRNTSRVARNEISTKVVAMEKEGAKFEDIRELVAGARGKMVYATGNSDEGIWSAGQVQGLIQDIPSCAELISRIVREAEAIIRSRLEGMIAQPSAQAAE; this is encoded by the coding sequence ATGCTGCAGACACGGTTCACCAAACTCGTCGGCGTCGAGCATCCGATCGTCCAGGGCGGCATGCAATGGGTCGGCCGGGCCGAGCTGGTCGCGGCGGTCGCCAATGCCGGCGCGCTCGGCTTCATCACGGCGCTGACCCAGCCGACGCCGGAGGACCTCCGGAAGGAGATCGCGCGCTGCCGCGACCTCACCGACAAGCCGTTCGGCGTCAACCTCACCATCCTGCCCGCGATCAAGCCGCCGCCCTATGCCGAGTACCGCGCCGCCATCATCGAGAGCGGCATCACGGTGGTCGAGACCGCCGGCAACAAGCCGCAGGAGCATGTCGACGAGTTCAGGAAGCACGGCGTCAAGGTCGTGCACAAATGCACCAGCGTCCGCCACGCCCTCTCGGCCGAGCGGATGGGCGTCGACGCCATCTCGATCGACGGCTTCGAATGCGCCGGCCACCCCGGCGAGGACGACACCCCCGGCCTGATCCTGATCCCGGCCGCCGCCAACAAGATCAAGATCCCGATGATCGCCTCGGGCGGCTTTGCCGACGCCCGCGGCCTCGTGGCGGCGCTGGCGCTCGGCGCCGAGGGCATCAACATGGGCACCCGCTTCATGGCGACCAAGGAGAGCCCGATCCACCAGCTCATCAAGGAGAAGATCGTCGCCAACGACGAGCGCGAGACCGAGCTGATCTTCCGCACCATGCGCAACACCTCCCGCGTCGCCAGGAACGAGATCTCGACCAAGGTCGTCGCGATGGAGAAGGAAGGCGCCAAGTTCGAGGACATCCGCGAGCTCGTCGCCGGCGCCCGCGGCAAGATGGTCTATGCGACCGGCAATTCGGACGAAGGCATCTGGTCGGCCGGTCAGGTGCAGGGCCTGATCCAGGACATCCCGAGCTGCGCCGAGCTCATCTCGCGCATCGTCCGCGAAGCCGAAGCCATCATTCGCAGCCGGCTCGAAGGCATGATCGCTCAACCGAGCGCGCAAGCCGCGGAATAA